The following proteins are co-located in the Desulfurococcus amylolyticus Z-533 genome:
- a CDS encoding nascent polypeptide-associated complex protein, whose translation MFASNPRELKRLLKKMGIDVEELTGVKRVEIVLEDKKILVKEPQVLVFKASGQVFYQVSGIPETIQQSEEAKQVEEVKIPEEDIRFVMEQTGASYEKAREALLKTRGDILQAIMILREG comes from the coding sequence ATGTTCGCATCTAATCCACGAGAGTTAAAAAGGCTTCTGAAGAAGATGGGTATTGATGTCGAGGAGTTGACTGGTGTAAAAAGAGTCGAGATAGTTCTCGAGGACAAGAAGATACTTGTTAAAGAGCCACAGGTACTAGTATTCAAGGCGAGTGGACAGGTATTCTACCAGGTTTCAGGCATCCCGGAGACAATTCAGCAAAGCGAGGAAGCTAAGCAAGTTGAAGAAGTGAAGATACCCGAGGAAGACATAAGGTTCGTCATGGAACAGACAGGGGCTAGTTACGAGAAAGCCAGGGAAGCTCTATTAAAGACAAGGGGAGATATTCTGCAGGCAATAATGATTCTCAGAGAAGGATGA
- a CDS encoding MBL fold metallo-hydrolase, with amino-acid sequence MLKIKVLGGGREVGRAAYLIEDGSQKFLLDYGVNFDERDLPRLPHHVKPLEISGLIISHAHLDHVGAAPYLYITGRPKAFSTMPTMEVARLLVIDFLKLNSAVIEYDMREFENLYDNTVFLEYGEKYEEEGFKLVLENAGHIIGSSMTYLETGSGHRLMYTGDINNRDTWTLPGAETLELNVETILIESTYGGRNHPPRYIVEKKLLEIVEETIDRKGTVLIPAFSVGRSQEIATLIAAEAPYVDIYLDGMIKDITEIYLRYKKYLKDSSLFAKVFETVNFVTGAKERKKIINKPCVIIASAGMLKGGPSVYYLKKMYQNPRNSIVMVSYQAPNSNGHKLLEEGGIPELEIDRVNARVEWLDFSSHAGQDGLLDIISRYRTSLKNIVIIHGNEDEATSLRDVILEKLGSDINIYIPKVGDEIVIQ; translated from the coding sequence ATGTTGAAGATTAAGGTGCTTGGAGGAGGTAGAGAAGTAGGTAGGGCAGCGTATCTTATTGAGGATGGCTCCCAGAAATTCCTACTGGATTACGGGGTAAACTTCGATGAAAGGGATCTACCTAGGCTCCCTCATCATGTGAAGCCCCTTGAAATAAGCGGGTTAATAATATCACATGCCCACCTAGACCATGTTGGTGCAGCACCATACCTATACATAACGGGGAGACCAAAGGCGTTCTCAACCATGCCAACTATGGAGGTAGCTAGGTTATTAGTTATAGATTTCTTGAAGCTGAACTCTGCTGTTATAGAATATGATATGAGGGAGTTCGAGAACCTATATGATAACACGGTCTTCCTCGAGTATGGTGAGAAATACGAGGAGGAAGGATTTAAACTGGTCCTGGAGAACGCGGGACACATTATTGGTAGTAGCATGACGTACCTTGAAACAGGTAGTGGGCATAGGTTAATGTATACTGGTGATATTAATAACAGGGATACATGGACTTTACCAGGTGCCGAGACCCTGGAACTAAATGTTGAAACAATACTCATTGAGTCAACATATGGGGGTAGAAATCATCCTCCTAGATACATTGTTGAAAAGAAACTGTTGGAGATAGTTGAGGAGACTATTGATAGGAAAGGGACCGTCCTAATACCGGCTTTCAGTGTTGGGCGGAGTCAGGAGATAGCCACGTTAATAGCTGCGGAAGCACCCTATGTTGACATATACTTGGATGGCATGATCAAAGATATAACCGAGATATATCTCAGATACAAGAAGTACTTGAAGGATTCATCCCTCTTTGCTAAAGTCTTTGAAACAGTCAACTTTGTTACAGGTGCGAAGGAAAGAAAGAAAATCATAAACAAGCCCTGTGTAATAATAGCTTCAGCTGGAATGCTCAAGGGAGGTCCCAGCGTCTACTACCTTAAGAAAATGTATCAGAATCCGAGGAACTCAATAGTGATGGTGAGCTATCAAGCACCCAATAGTAATGGCCATAAATTACTAGAAGAGGGAGGGATTCCAGAGCTGGAAATCGATAGGGTTAATGCAAGGGTTGAATGGCTTGATTTCTCCAGTCATGCAGGGCAGGATGGACTACTAGATATAATATCAAGATACAGGACATCACTAAAGAACATTGTTATAATCCATGGAAACGAGGATGAAGCCACCTCTTTAAGAGACGTGATCCTTGAGAAGCTGGGTAGCGATATCAATATCTATATTCCCAAAGTCGGAGACGAAATAGTGATTCAGTGA
- a CDS encoding elongation factor EF-2 encodes MVKFKQTSEVLKIMGNIEQIRNIGITAHVDHGKTTLSDTLLSAAGLISEKIAGQALALDYLDVEQKRQMTVKAANASLYHEYKGKPYLINLIDTPGHVDFQSKTIRALRVIDGAIVVVDAVEGVMTQTEMYLRVALEERVRPVLFINKIDRLIKELRLSPTEIQQRLVQIVRDVNTLIATYADKEFQKAWLLDPMKGQVAFGSARDRWGLTIPLVQQKGIKFSDIVDVYTRGKEAVAELQKIAPLHEAILDMVVKHIPNPREAQRYRIPKIWHGDPNHEIVKHLIEADPNGPLVMLINDIRVDPHAGLVATGRIYSGTLRPGEEVWLVNARAPQRVLQVSLYMGPYRELADEITAGNIAAALGLEKARSGETVVSMKYKDTMTPFEKLKMITESVVTVAIEPKNPQQTTKLIDALYKLHLEDPSLIVKINEETGEYLLSGVGTLHIEIALTLLKDLYGLEVVTSPPVIVYRETIRDRSQVFEGKSPNKHNKFYISVTPLNEETLRLLSEGIIMEDMDARERAKILREQAGWDADEARRIMAIDENLNILIDMTTGVQYLREVKDTIIQGFRLAMREGPLAMEPVRGVKVVLHDAVIHEDPAHRGPAQIFPAVRNAIFAGFLTARPTILEPILKLDIRSPMEYIGNISSVITKKRGKLIEVQQMETTARVIAEIPVSESFDIADMLRNVTAGKAIWGQEFSRWAPVPENMLMDLIAKIRTRKGLKPEPPKPEDFLSP; translated from the coding sequence ATGGTTAAGTTTAAGCAGACCAGCGAAGTATTAAAGATAATGGGGAATATCGAGCAGATCAGGAACATAGGTATTACAGCCCACGTTGACCATGGAAAGACAACTCTATCCGACACACTGTTAAGCGCTGCAGGATTAATTTCCGAGAAGATAGCTGGTCAGGCCCTGGCATTAGACTACCTTGATGTCGAGCAGAAGAGGCAGATGACGGTTAAGGCTGCAAATGCGAGCCTATACCACGAGTACAAGGGTAAGCCGTATCTAATAAACCTGATAGATACACCTGGTCACGTCGACTTCCAGTCCAAAACCATTCGTGCCCTAAGGGTGATAGATGGCGCTATAGTCGTTGTAGACGCTGTAGAAGGCGTTATGACCCAGACCGAGATGTATCTCCGTGTAGCATTAGAGGAACGGGTCCGCCCGGTGCTTTTCATAAATAAGATAGATAGATTGATAAAGGAGTTAAGGTTATCACCAACTGAAATCCAGCAGAGGCTAGTCCAAATAGTCAGGGATGTGAACACGCTTATTGCTACATATGCTGATAAAGAATTCCAGAAAGCCTGGCTACTAGATCCAATGAAGGGACAGGTGGCATTTGGCTCAGCAAGAGACCGCTGGGGGCTTACAATACCCTTGGTGCAGCAGAAAGGAATAAAGTTCTCTGACATAGTCGATGTCTATACTAGAGGTAAGGAGGCTGTTGCAGAGCTACAGAAGATAGCCCCCTTACATGAAGCAATATTAGACATGGTTGTTAAACACATTCCAAACCCGAGAGAGGCTCAGAGATACAGGATTCCAAAGATATGGCACGGCGACCCCAATCACGAAATCGTAAAGCACTTAATAGAGGCTGATCCAAACGGTCCATTAGTGATGCTGATAAATGATATAAGGGTTGACCCTCACGCTGGATTAGTTGCGACTGGTAGAATATATTCGGGTACCCTTAGACCCGGTGAAGAAGTCTGGCTGGTGAATGCTAGAGCACCACAGAGAGTATTACAGGTAAGCCTCTACATGGGTCCATATAGAGAGCTAGCTGATGAAATAACAGCTGGCAACATAGCTGCTGCACTGGGATTAGAGAAAGCCAGGTCTGGTGAAACAGTGGTATCAATGAAGTACAAGGACACTATGACGCCTTTCGAGAAGCTCAAGATGATAACCGAGTCGGTTGTCACAGTTGCTATAGAGCCGAAGAACCCCCAGCAGACAACAAAGCTCATTGATGCATTATATAAGTTGCACCTAGAGGATCCAAGCCTTATAGTGAAAATAAATGAGGAGACTGGCGAGTACCTACTCAGCGGTGTAGGCACGTTACACATAGAGATAGCTTTAACGCTTTTGAAAGATCTATATGGGCTCGAGGTAGTTACCTCTCCGCCTGTCATAGTGTATAGGGAAACCATTAGGGATAGAAGCCAGGTATTCGAAGGGAAGTCGCCTAACAAGCATAATAAGTTCTACATAAGTGTTACACCATTAAATGAGGAGACGCTCAGGTTATTATCCGAAGGCATTATAATGGAGGACATGGATGCACGTGAGAGAGCTAAGATACTGAGAGAACAAGCTGGATGGGATGCCGACGAGGCTAGAAGAATAATGGCTATTGATGAAAACCTGAATATACTCATTGATATGACAACAGGTGTACAATACCTGAGGGAAGTCAAGGACACTATCATACAAGGCTTTAGACTGGCAATGAGGGAAGGCCCATTAGCAATGGAGCCTGTTAGAGGTGTGAAGGTCGTATTACATGATGCGGTGATCCACGAAGACCCTGCACACAGGGGACCGGCACAGATATTCCCAGCAGTTAGAAACGCTATATTCGCTGGTTTCCTAACGGCTAGGCCAACAATACTTGAACCCATATTAAAGCTCGATATAAGGTCCCCAATGGAGTATATAGGCAACATCTCCTCAGTGATAACGAAGAAGAGAGGTAAACTCATAGAGGTGCAGCAAATGGAGACCACAGCTAGGGTAATAGCTGAGATACCTGTGTCAGAGTCATTCGATATAGCTGATATGCTGAGAAATGTTACAGCAGGTAAGGCTATCTGGGGACAGGAATTCAGTAGGTGGGCGCCGGTTCCCGAGAACATGTTAATGGATCTAATCGCGAAGATTAGAACCAGGAAAGGGCTGAAACCAGAGCCGCCTAAACCCGAGGACTTCCTATCTCCATAG
- a CDS encoding prefoldin subunit beta — MSEKTLPPEVQQLLIQYQTLREHQARIDAELKMVEAELSDVENVMDTLKNVDDSTELYKVVGHVIVKKSKADIVKELEERKELLVVKRDKYRKQLEFLNKQVNELEGRIKEALSKHGLSIE; from the coding sequence ATGAGTGAAAAAACCCTCCCGCCCGAGGTCCAACAATTGCTAATCCAGTATCAGACCTTAAGGGAGCACCAGGCTAGAATAGATGCTGAGCTAAAAATGGTTGAGGCTGAACTCAGCGATGTAGAGAATGTAATGGATACTCTAAAGAATGTTGATGATAGTACAGAGCTATACAAGGTCGTAGGACATGTCATCGTCAAGAAGAGCAAGGCAGATATCGTGAAGGAACTCGAGGAAAGAAAAGAGCTACTTGTGGTTAAAAGAGATAAGTACCGTAAGCAATTAGAATTCCTCAACAAGCAGGTTAACGAGTTGGAGGGACGCATTAAGGAGGCATTAAGCAAGCATGGATTATCAATCGAATGA
- a CDS encoding CTAG/PCC1 family protein: MLGVYEKVAEAILASIKPDLNDIPKECRGEVVENHSILVIRFSCSKASILKALNNSFTNIVLMLLDLVRCLGNE; encoded by the coding sequence GTGCTCGGGGTATATGAGAAGGTAGCCGAGGCTATACTCGCATCCATTAAACCCGACCTCAATGATATCCCAAAAGAATGCAGGGGCGAGGTGGTTGAGAATCACTCCATATTAGTAATCAGGTTCTCATGTAGTAAAGCCAGTATTTTAAAAGCCTTAAATAACAGCTTTACAAATATAGTACTCATGCTATTAGACTTGGTAAGGTGTTTAGGAAATGAGTGA
- a CDS encoding Brix domain-containing protein, with protein sequence MILITTSHRPSQRVRSFAKDLSSVIPYSIRVTRGKKTLEDLVIEAYKNGLSYIAIIGERRGNPSTIEIYKVDSSIMPPSAIRISTLLLSGVRLSRENPESIRVYNPRSVKVEYDQCVTDECFALADILLSITSKAFSRQPDVKIALEESEYVDVEFYSSTNHRIGPSLRIARVILYK encoded by the coding sequence TTGATTCTTATAACCACATCCCATAGGCCCTCTCAGAGGGTAAGATCTTTTGCCAAGGATCTCTCCTCAGTCATACCTTACTCGATCAGGGTTACCCGTGGAAAAAAGACGTTGGAGGACCTGGTTATTGAGGCCTATAAGAATGGCTTGTCCTACATAGCCATAATTGGTGAGAGACGGGGGAATCCATCAACTATAGAGATCTATAAGGTGGACTCCTCCATAATGCCACCTAGTGCTATAAGGATATCAACACTATTATTAAGTGGAGTAAGGCTCTCAAGAGAGAATCCTGAGTCGATTAGAGTATATAATCCCCGTAGTGTTAAAGTAGAGTATGATCAATGTGTGACAGACGAGTGCTTTGCCCTTGCAGATATACTACTCTCTATAACGTCGAAAGCTTTCTCTCGTCAACCAGATGTTAAAATAGCCCTTGAGGAAAGCGAGTACGTAGATGTCGAATTCTACAGTTCAACCAACCATCGAATAGGGCCATCACTCAGGATTGCAAGGGTGATCCTATATAAGTGA
- a CDS encoding 50S ribosomal protein L37ae, which yields MGKTKVVGIAGRYGTRYGSTLRKKIRDILEKRYSPHTCPFCGHKGKVYRLSTGVWACKKCGAKWAGGAYMPKTESAKLFSDIIIRE from the coding sequence ATGGGTAAGACAAAGGTAGTTGGGATAGCAGGTAGATATGGGACAAGATATGGTTCAACCCTCAGGAAAAAAATACGTGATATATTAGAAAAGCGGTACAGCCCACACACCTGCCCGTTCTGCGGGCATAAGGGTAAAGTGTACAGGTTAAGCACAGGTGTGTGGGCTTGCAAGAAATGTGGGGCTAAATGGGCTGGAGGAGCATATATGCCTAAGACAGAGTCAGCCAAATTATTCTCAGATATCATTATAAGGGAGTAG
- the rrp42 gene encoding exosome complex protein Rrp42, whose product MSITPEKEPLLPRIQVENIVKSIKKGERIDGRGLTDYRPIEVILNPITKASGSSLVKLGGTQVIAGVKLELEEPFPDRPGEGVLQVHAEFVPLASPSFEPGPPDENAIEVARVIDRSLRESKAVKLDALAIEPGKIVWSVYTDIYLVDHQGNIIDTGMLASMLALATSRIPELIKGENGYKVDHTKYVGPLPINTLVATVTMGIYNDVIIVDPLLEEEAVIDSFITIAIDESGRICGIQKRGMKGFSRSVLDNTIEIALSKGRELVDLMKKILNNPSEYMKPLVSE is encoded by the coding sequence ATGAGTATAACACCCGAGAAAGAGCCTTTACTACCTAGAATACAGGTGGAAAACATAGTTAAATCCATAAAGAAAGGAGAGAGAATAGACGGTAGGGGTTTAACTGATTACCGGCCTATAGAAGTGATATTGAACCCTATAACCAAGGCATCCGGTAGTTCCCTTGTTAAGCTAGGAGGTACACAGGTAATAGCAGGCGTAAAGCTTGAACTAGAGGAGCCCTTCCCGGATAGACCTGGGGAAGGAGTTTTACAAGTACATGCTGAGTTTGTTCCATTAGCATCACCATCATTCGAGCCCGGTCCACCAGATGAAAACGCGATAGAGGTTGCAAGGGTTATTGATAGATCACTAAGGGAATCCAAGGCTGTTAAGCTGGATGCATTAGCCATAGAGCCGGGAAAAATAGTGTGGAGTGTCTACACGGATATCTACCTGGTGGATCACCAGGGCAACATTATCGATACCGGCATGCTTGCCTCAATGCTCGCCCTGGCAACATCAAGGATTCCAGAGTTAATTAAAGGCGAGAACGGGTATAAAGTAGACCATACCAAGTATGTTGGCCCATTACCGATAAATACGTTGGTGGCCACTGTTACAATGGGTATCTACAACGATGTAATAATCGTTGATCCCCTACTCGAGGAGGAGGCTGTAATAGATTCATTCATAACTATCGCTATCGATGAGTCAGGCAGGATCTGTGGTATACAAAAAAGAGGGATGAAAGGATTCTCTAGAAGCGTTCTCGATAACACTATTGAAATAGCGCTATCTAAGGGACGAGAACTCGTGGACTTAATGAAGAAAATATTAAATAACCCAAGTGAATACATGAAACCCTTAGTATCAGAGTAA
- the rrp41 gene encoding exosome complex exonuclease Rrp41, with protein MSGKPVLIRDGLRIDGRKPEELRPVRIALGVLKNANGSALVEYGNTKALAAVYGPREALPKHISLPDRAILRVRYHMAPFSTTERKSPAPSRREIELSKVIREALESVVFTSQFPRASIDVFIEILQADGGTRTTGLTAASLALADAGIPMRDLVIGVAVGKVDGVLVLDINELEDEYGEADLPVGIMPNTGEIVLLQLNGVLTSGEFKQALDMAYKGVEQIYKTAKEAMYRKYYKMFEEVR; from the coding sequence ATGAGTGGAAAACCTGTATTAATCAGGGATGGATTAAGAATAGATGGGAGAAAACCGGAGGAACTACGTCCGGTTAGAATAGCGTTAGGAGTCTTGAAAAATGCTAATGGAAGCGCATTGGTTGAGTATGGTAATACGAAGGCCTTGGCGGCAGTATATGGTCCACGGGAAGCGCTGCCGAAGCATATAAGTCTACCAGATAGGGCAATACTCAGAGTAAGATATCATATGGCACCTTTCTCTACGACAGAGCGTAAATCACCTGCTCCCTCCAGAAGGGAAATCGAGTTATCCAAGGTTATACGTGAAGCACTTGAATCAGTCGTTTTTACATCACAGTTTCCAAGGGCCAGTATAGATGTATTCATAGAGATCCTCCAAGCCGATGGAGGGACACGTACAACAGGGCTAACCGCTGCTTCACTAGCACTAGCTGACGCGGGGATACCTATGAGAGATCTAGTCATAGGTGTTGCAGTAGGGAAAGTTGATGGAGTACTAGTACTAGACATAAATGAGCTGGAGGACGAGTATGGTGAAGCAGATCTCCCAGTAGGCATCATGCCGAATACTGGCGAGATAGTTTTACTACAGTTAAACGGCGTCTTAACCTCTGGCGAATTCAAGCAGGCACTAGACATGGCTTACAAAGGAGTCGAACAAATCTATAAAACCGCGAAGGAGGCAATGTACCGTAAGTATTACAAGATGTTTGAGGAGGTGAGGTAG
- the rrp4 gene encoding exosome complex RNA-binding protein Rrp4: MKVLVADRQLVRPGDCLAILEEGIISNEIKRYPDKHIYVLDNKVYSDVLGIVYIEDKDINVVPLESVYYPRKDDTVIGIVDSIGVTSWSIDIRAPYKAILPGSDVIEGFNPITHNLRNYLDTGDLILAKIAIFDRTRDPMLTTKGKGLGKILEGVVVEIKPSKVARLVGKKGSMYNLLSSKSGCDITIAQNGYVWLKCKDEYVTKVLIEAIRLIELKAHIRGLTEEVRVFLESKLGEGK, encoded by the coding sequence ATGAAGGTTCTGGTAGCTGATAGACAGTTAGTGAGACCTGGAGACTGCCTCGCGATACTTGAGGAAGGCATTATCTCAAATGAGATCAAGAGGTACCCGGATAAACACATATATGTTCTAGACAATAAGGTATACAGCGATGTACTCGGCATAGTCTACATTGAGGATAAAGACATCAATGTCGTACCACTTGAAAGCGTTTACTACCCAAGGAAAGATGATACAGTTATAGGGATCGTAGATAGCATAGGCGTAACCTCGTGGAGCATAGATATACGTGCACCATACAAGGCGATCCTGCCCGGTTCAGATGTTATCGAGGGATTCAACCCTATAACTCATAACTTGAGGAACTACCTGGATACAGGTGATTTAATCCTGGCGAAAATAGCGATCTTCGATAGAACCAGAGACCCCATGCTAACTACGAAGGGTAAAGGATTAGGGAAAATACTTGAAGGGGTAGTTGTCGAGATTAAGCCGAGTAAAGTAGCTAGGCTGGTGGGTAAGAAGGGTAGTATGTATAATCTACTATCGAGTAAAAGCGGCTGTGATATAACGATTGCACAGAACGGGTACGTATGGCTAAAATGCAAGGATGAATATGTTACCAAAGTTTTAATAGAGGCAATAAGACTCATTGAGTTAAAAGCACATATACGTGGTCTAACCGAGGAAGTAAGAGTATTTCTAGAATCCAAGCTTGGTGAAGGCAAATGA
- a CDS encoding ribosome assembly factor SBDS — MKDKLVIARYEAKGHRFEILVDPELALKIKEGKQISIDEVVAGDFIYKDARKGLKASPESMKEVFGTDDPKVVAVEIIKRGELQLTAEQRRKFIEEKRAQILNLIARNAIDPKTKLPIPVKRLELAMEQARISIDPYKPAEQQMEHIVSQLAKVIPIKIAKAYVAVRIPSEYASRSLKQIQVMGTTKKVQWREDGSLYVELEIPAGLQQELIDKVNALTKGSGEVKILNVG, encoded by the coding sequence ATGAAAGATAAACTAGTCATCGCACGCTACGAGGCTAAAGGACATAGATTCGAGATCCTGGTCGACCCTGAGTTAGCGCTTAAGATTAAGGAGGGAAAACAGATAAGTATAGATGAAGTTGTGGCTGGAGACTTCATCTATAAAGATGCTAGAAAAGGGTTAAAGGCCTCACCGGAGTCGATGAAGGAGGTTTTTGGAACAGATGATCCCAAGGTAGTAGCAGTGGAGATTATAAAACGCGGTGAACTACAGCTCACAGCCGAACAGAGAAGAAAGTTTATTGAGGAAAAGAGGGCACAGATATTAAACTTGATCGCTAGAAACGCTATAGATCCCAAGACGAAACTACCTATCCCAGTGAAAAGACTTGAATTGGCGATGGAGCAAGCAAGGATATCAATAGACCCATATAAGCCAGCTGAGCAGCAAATGGAACATATTGTTTCACAGCTAGCCAAGGTTATACCTATAAAAATAGCTAAGGCTTATGTCGCTGTAAGAATACCGAGCGAATATGCTAGTAGATCGCTTAAACAAATACAGGTAATGGGGACAACTAAGAAGGTCCAGTGGCGTGAAGACGGGAGCTTATATGTGGAGCTAGAGATTCCGGCTGGATTGCAACAAGAGTTGATAGATAAAGTCAACGCTTTAACAAAGGGTAGCGGGGAAGTTAAGATATTGAACGTGGGGTGA
- the psmA gene encoding archaeal proteasome endopeptidase complex subunit alpha → MGFSMAAAYDRAITIFSPDGRIYQVEYAFEAVRRGWTTIGIRTKSASIVAAEKRKITQLIDEKAIQKIFKIDDHIGASYAGMAGDGRILISYAINQALLHRFYYDEPAPVEYITKLVCDVKQAYTQHAGVRPFGVAMIFAGVDEKGTQLFMTEPSGRYLSYYATAIGEKSNNVIEFLEKNYKYDLDTSESLKLAIQALAGIVEGKPFEDYMEIGYVDVESRRFRILMPNEIRKYIEELEKEGKLKM, encoded by the coding sequence ATGGGTTTCTCAATGGCTGCAGCGTATGATAGGGCAATCACAATATTTTCGCCTGATGGGAGGATATATCAGGTTGAATACGCGTTCGAAGCCGTGAGGAGAGGCTGGACCACTATAGGTATAAGAACAAAGAGCGCCTCTATCGTTGCAGCTGAAAAGAGGAAGATAACCCAGCTCATCGATGAGAAGGCGATTCAGAAAATATTCAAGATAGATGATCATATAGGCGCCAGCTATGCTGGAATGGCTGGAGATGGAAGGATATTGATAAGCTACGCTATAAACCAGGCACTACTTCATAGGTTCTACTATGATGAACCAGCTCCGGTAGAATATATAACTAAACTAGTATGCGATGTCAAGCAGGCATACACGCAGCATGCTGGTGTAAGGCCCTTCGGCGTGGCAATGATTTTTGCCGGGGTAGATGAAAAAGGCACACAGTTATTTATGACTGAACCTAGTGGGAGATACCTTAGTTATTACGCGACAGCTATAGGTGAGAAAAGCAATAATGTAATAGAATTCCTGGAGAAAAACTACAAGTATGATTTAGATACTAGCGAATCCCTTAAACTAGCAATACAAGCACTTGCAGGGATAGTAGAGGGCAAGCCTTTCGAGGACTACATGGAGATAGGTTATGTAGATGTTGAGTCACGTCGGTTCAGAATACTTATGCCGAATGAAATAAGGAAGTATATTGAGGAATTGGAGAAAGAAGGAAAGCTAAAGATGTAG
- a CDS encoding Rpp14/Pop5 family protein — translation MNSFEAVLVLLTLASSLVALILSIRSHYRVSRLVEIIGVLETRVRNQGGMIKPRKRYIAFSIVCDKPVTREQLEDSFTKLYAEYFGKVLLHKASPQFIFFMEDKQVGVLRVSHLYKDHVLAVLGILKQVNNSKCIAIPLKTCGSLKKCRKILEKY, via the coding sequence ATGAATAGCTTTGAGGCAGTATTAGTTTTACTTACACTGGCTTCCTCGTTAGTCGCCCTCATATTATCTATTAGGAGCCACTATAGGGTTTCACGCCTCGTTGAAATAATTGGTGTGCTTGAAACACGTGTCAGAAACCAGGGTGGGATGATTAAGCCTAGGAAGCGCTACATAGCGTTTTCAATTGTATGCGATAAACCGGTCACCAGGGAGCAACTTGAAGACTCCTTTACGAAACTATACGCAGAGTACTTTGGTAAAGTCCTACTCCACAAGGCATCACCTCAATTCATATTCTTCATGGAAGACAAGCAAGTAGGAGTACTTAGAGTCAGCCATCTCTACAAAGATCACGTGCTTGCAGTCCTCGGGATCCTCAAGCAAGTAAATAACTCTAAATGTATAGCCATACCATTGAAGACCTGTGGCTCGTTGAAGAAATGCAGAAAGATCCTGGAGAAGTATTAA
- a CDS encoding ribonuclease P translates to MFIDVNVANCTGDVLEAAGRLYFKFIACNDLREPLETRSLVAIPRLVLKAASVTELKNMLSTQGGIAYTAVTPLSLQTARWSTHDGRVNVIIMNDENIEFFDVKQFRAMKTHNKPLEISLKSLLALDDVKRGQAYRRINLALRMNISLIVGSGAEHWWELYHPRAIISLLKTLYDVPEPVALASITTRPYQIISEKLQLTRGKVGRDE, encoded by the coding sequence ATGTTTATAGATGTCAATGTTGCTAATTGCACTGGAGATGTCTTGGAAGCTGCTGGAAGACTATACTTTAAATTCATAGCCTGCAATGACCTAAGAGAGCCCTTGGAGACAAGGTCTCTTGTAGCGATACCTAGACTCGTATTGAAGGCTGCTAGTGTCACAGAGCTGAAGAACATGCTTTCCACACAGGGTGGAATAGCCTATACTGCTGTAACGCCTTTATCGCTTCAGACCGCTAGGTGGAGCACACACGATGGTAGGGTAAACGTTATTATAATGAATGATGAAAACATCGAGTTCTTCGATGTAAAGCAGTTCAGGGCTATGAAGACTCACAATAAGCCTCTCGAGATATCTTTAAAGAGCCTCCTGGCCCTGGATGATGTTAAAAGAGGACAGGCTTATAGAAGGATAAACCTGGCTTTAAGGATGAATATATCATTAATAGTGGGTTCGGGCGCCGAGCACTGGTGGGAGCTCTACCACCCCCGTGCAATAATAAGCCTCCTTAAAACACTGTATGATGTCCCAGAGCCCGTTGCCCTTGCATCGATTACTACGAGGCCATATCAAATCATCTCTGAGAAACTCCAGTTAACCAGGGGCAAGGTGGGTAGGGATGAATAG